Proteins from a single region of Corynebacterium pseudogenitalium:
- a CDS encoding cytochrome c oxidase subunit 3 translates to MTTAISNQGMATPQNRVPALNRPNMVSVGTIAFLAQELMFFAGLFAMYFTSRANGMTAGDWDNQTAHLNVMFGLIITIVLVSSSVTSQFGVFAAERGDVFGLRKWFTVTIALGVVFLGLVAFEWGEMIMHGVTIQASVFGSVFFIITGFHMAHVTAGIIAFVVVLLRVSKSKFTPAQATAAMVTSYYWHFVDVIWVGVFITLYIVQ, encoded by the coding sequence GTGACGACCGCAATTTCTAACCAAGGTATGGCGACACCGCAGAATCGTGTCCCGGCGCTGAACCGACCAAACATGGTCAGCGTTGGCACGATCGCGTTCCTCGCCCAAGAGTTGATGTTCTTTGCCGGTTTGTTCGCGATGTATTTCACCTCGCGTGCAAACGGTATGACCGCAGGCGACTGGGATAACCAGACGGCACACCTGAACGTGATGTTCGGCTTGATCATCACGATCGTGCTCGTGTCTTCTTCCGTGACTTCTCAGTTCGGCGTATTTGCAGCAGAAAGGGGTGACGTTTTTGGGCTCCGCAAATGGTTCACGGTAACTATCGCGCTTGGCGTTGTCTTCCTCGGACTCGTGGCTTTCGAGTGGGGAGAAATGATCATGCACGGCGTGACCATTCAGGCGAGTGTCTTCGGGTCAGTGTTCTTCATCATCACTGGCTTCCACATGGCGCACGTGACCGCCGGCATCATTGCCTTCGTGGTTGTGCTGCTCCGCGTATCTAAGTCGAAGTTCACTCCGGCACAAGCTACTGCAGCAATGGTGACCTCTTACTACTGGCACTTTGTTGACGTAATTTGGGTCGGCGTCTTCATTACTCTGTATATCGTTCAATAG
- a CDS encoding cytochrome c oxidase subunit 4 yields the protein MATGSKVFYAIGTFLALMAVFYMISTAWIGEDAYLYGLEWVGGVGLVLATALCFMLAVYLDITERRMDVVPEDWEEAEVEDGAGVLGFFSPSSIWPFAMSGAVMFLGLGIAFWQLWLVVFGAVFLVWTTTQLNLQYGIPREKH from the coding sequence ATGGCAACTGGTTCAAAAGTTTTCTACGCAATCGGTACCTTCCTGGCGCTGATGGCAGTCTTCTACATGATCAGCACAGCGTGGATTGGTGAAGATGCTTACCTCTACGGGCTCGAATGGGTCGGTGGCGTTGGCTTGGTTCTCGCTACTGCGCTCTGCTTCATGCTCGCTGTCTACCTCGACATCACCGAGCGTCGCATGGACGTTGTTCCGGAAGACTGGGAAGAGGCAGAGGTTGAAGATGGCGCAGGCGTGCTCGGCTTCTTCTCGCCAAGCTCCATCTGGCCGTTCGCAATGTCTGGTGCGGTTATGTTCCTCGGACTCGGAATTGCATTCTGGCAGCTGTGGCTCGTCGTGTTTGGCGCAGTATTCCTCGTGTGGACCACTACGCAGCTGAATCTGCAGTACGGTATCCCGCGCGAGAAGCACTAA
- a CDS encoding cytochrome c oxidase subunit II, which yields MEKVKDRNFAKKIAVAGSLLLGGLALTGCEVAPPEALSKVLDMGWPDPVTPEGEQMYNFWVWTWVAAWIIGIIMWGLFLTAIFKWNAKSQEKRGKSEFPKQLQYNVPLELVLTIIPIVIVMVLFFFTVQAQTKTTALGKDPKVTVDVTAYQWNWKFGYANVDGEFTSNGQAYDGVDTERQAKAEATKYDDENIKNPNPIHGTSTGDLSYLNFNEIETLGTTEEVPVLVLPTDRAIEFRLASGDVNHAFWVPEFLFKRDTYAHPEVNQQQRAFQIEKIDKTGAFVGRCAEMCGTYHSMMNFEVRAVTPEKFAQYIQFRIDNPEAPNSDALASIGEAPYATSTRPFVSDRHGTRDGNNTNDPNATV from the coding sequence GTGGAAAAGGTAAAGGACCGCAACTTCGCGAAGAAAATCGCAGTTGCCGGATCGCTCCTGCTGGGCGGTCTCGCGCTGACGGGCTGTGAGGTTGCACCGCCAGAGGCGCTCTCGAAGGTGCTGGATATGGGTTGGCCAGATCCTGTTACCCCTGAGGGCGAGCAGATGTACAACTTCTGGGTATGGACCTGGGTTGCAGCATGGATTATCGGCATCATCATGTGGGGCTTGTTCCTCACCGCGATTTTCAAGTGGAACGCGAAGAGTCAGGAGAAGCGCGGCAAGTCTGAGTTTCCGAAGCAGCTCCAGTACAACGTGCCGCTGGAACTTGTACTGACGATCATTCCGATCGTCATTGTTATGGTGCTCTTCTTCTTCACCGTCCAGGCGCAGACGAAGACTACAGCCCTCGGCAAGGACCCGAAAGTGACGGTTGACGTAACCGCATACCAGTGGAACTGGAAGTTTGGCTACGCAAACGTTGACGGTGAGTTCACCTCGAACGGTCAGGCATATGACGGTGTTGACACCGAGCGTCAGGCCAAGGCTGAGGCAACGAAGTACGACGACGAGAATATTAAGAACCCGAACCCAATCCACGGCACTTCTACCGGTGACCTCTCGTACCTCAATTTCAATGAGATTGAGACTCTCGGAACCACCGAAGAGGTTCCGGTGCTCGTCCTGCCAACCGATCGTGCGATTGAGTTCCGTCTCGCATCCGGTGACGTGAACCACGCATTCTGGGTTCCTGAATTCCTCTTCAAGCGTGATACCTACGCTCACCCAGAGGTGAACCAGCAGCAGCGTGCATTCCAGATTGAGAAGATCGATAAGACTGGCGCATTCGTTGGTCGCTGTGCCGAGATGTGCGGTACTTACCACTCGATGATGAACTTCGAGGTTCGTGCCGTGACCCCAGAAAAGTTTGCTCAGTACATTCAGTTCCGTATTGACAACCCTGAGGCGCCAAACTCCGATGCGCTCGCATCCATCGGCGAAGCGCCGTACGCCACCTCCACACGTCCGTTCGTGTCTGACCGCCACGGCACCCGCGACGGCAACAACACCAACGACCCTAACGCGACGGTATAG
- the asnB gene encoding asparagine synthase (glutamine-hydrolyzing) — MCGLLALLTTNSNAASFVEAAERALPCMYHRGPDAAGTWNDDHAVFGFNRLAIIDLEHSHQPLRWGPKENPERYALTFNGEIYNYIELREELQEAGYDFNTSGDGEPIVVGFHHWGERVVEHLRGMFAFVIWDTETQRMFAARDQFGIKPLFYATTPVGTVFASEKKSILEMAPELEIGLDLDRRAIEHYVDLQYVPEPETLHESIRRVESGCTVSLTPGGEVKSERYFKPHFKPQQVPQGQEQKLYDRIAQALEDSVEKHMRADVTVGSFLSGGIDSTAIAALAKRHNPNLLTFTTGFEREGYSEVDVAAESAEAIGVEHIVKIVSPEEYADAVPKIMWYLDDPVADPSLVPLFFVAQEARKHVKVVLSGEGADELFGGYTIYKEPLSLAPFEKLPTPLLRGLNRLSRVLPEGMKGKSLLERGTTPMEDRYYGNARSFNFEQLQRVLPWAKHEWDHREVTAPIYATSTEMDPVARMQNLDLFTWMRGDILVKADKMNMANSLELRVPFLDKEVFEVAQTIPYDQKIAHGTTKYALRKAMEQIVPPHVLHRKKLGFPVPMRHWLAGDELFGWAQDTIRDSQTDHIFAKDQVLEMLKEHRDGVSDHSRRLWTVLAFMIWHGIFVEHRIDPGIEHKEYPVQL; from the coding sequence ATGTGTGGCCTGTTGGCTCTACTCACCACAAACAGCAATGCCGCAAGCTTCGTGGAAGCCGCGGAACGTGCGTTGCCCTGCATGTATCACCGTGGCCCTGATGCCGCCGGCACCTGGAACGACGACCACGCCGTTTTTGGTTTCAACCGCCTTGCCATTATCGATCTCGAGCATTCTCACCAACCCCTACGCTGGGGCCCGAAGGAGAATCCGGAGCGCTACGCGCTGACGTTCAACGGCGAGATTTATAACTACATCGAGCTTCGCGAGGAACTGCAGGAGGCAGGCTACGATTTCAATACCTCGGGGGACGGCGAGCCAATCGTTGTTGGCTTCCACCACTGGGGAGAGAGGGTTGTCGAACACCTGCGAGGCATGTTCGCGTTTGTCATTTGGGACACCGAGACACAGCGTATGTTCGCGGCACGTGATCAATTCGGCATTAAGCCCTTGTTTTACGCTACTACCCCAGTGGGCACTGTGTTCGCTTCCGAGAAAAAGTCCATCCTAGAAATGGCTCCAGAGCTGGAGATTGGTCTCGACCTAGATCGGCGAGCTATCGAGCACTACGTTGACCTGCAGTATGTTCCCGAACCAGAAACGTTGCACGAGAGCATTCGACGCGTGGAGTCTGGCTGCACGGTGTCACTGACGCCTGGCGGTGAAGTCAAATCGGAGCGCTACTTCAAACCACACTTCAAACCACAGCAAGTCCCACAAGGTCAAGAACAGAAGCTTTACGACAGGATCGCTCAGGCGCTCGAAGACTCCGTCGAGAAGCATATGCGTGCGGACGTCACCGTCGGTTCTTTCCTCTCCGGCGGCATTGATTCGACAGCGATTGCGGCCCTGGCGAAGAGGCACAATCCAAACTTGCTGACGTTTACCACCGGCTTCGAGCGCGAGGGCTACTCCGAGGTAGACGTGGCTGCGGAGTCCGCTGAGGCGATTGGTGTTGAGCACATCGTGAAGATTGTCTCGCCTGAAGAGTACGCGGACGCGGTGCCGAAGATCATGTGGTACCTCGATGATCCGGTCGCGGACCCTTCGCTTGTCCCGCTGTTCTTCGTCGCACAGGAGGCCCGCAAGCACGTCAAGGTGGTGCTCTCGGGTGAGGGTGCCGACGAGCTGTTCGGTGGGTACACCATCTATAAGGAACCGCTGTCGCTCGCGCCGTTCGAGAAGTTGCCGACGCCTCTTCTACGGGGACTGAACAGGCTAAGCCGTGTGCTGCCGGAAGGCATGAAGGGCAAGAGCTTACTCGAACGCGGTACGACCCCAATGGAGGACCGTTACTACGGTAACGCTCGTTCCTTTAACTTCGAGCAACTACAGCGTGTGCTGCCGTGGGCGAAGCATGAGTGGGACCACCGCGAGGTCACCGCGCCGATTTACGCCACATCGACAGAGATGGATCCAGTTGCCCGGATGCAAAACTTGGACCTGTTTACCTGGATGCGCGGCGATATCTTGGTCAAGGCGGACAAGATGAACATGGCGAACTCGCTGGAGTTGCGCGTGCCGTTCCTGGATAAAGAGGTCTTTGAAGTCGCGCAGACGATCCCGTACGACCAGAAGATCGCGCACGGCACCACCAAGTACGCGTTGCGTAAGGCGATGGAGCAGATCGTTCCGCCGCATGTTCTCCACCGCAAGAAGCTGGGATTCCCTGTTCCGATGCGCCACTGGCTGGCCGGCGATGAGCTCTTTGGTTGGGCGCAGGACACGATCCGTGATTCGCAGACCGACCATATCTTCGCCAAGGACCAGGTGCTGGAGATGCTCAAGGAGCACCGTGACGGTGTTTCCGATCATTCGCGTCGCCTTTGGACGGTGCTTGCGTTTATGATCTGGCACGGCATTTTTGTCGAGCATCGCATTGATCCGGGCATCGAGCACAAGGAATACCCGGTTCAGCTTTAA
- a CDS encoding S41 family peptidase — MWTKKRVLTTIVAMLSALLLAVGAVAFVYGPTLTAMLTGTARFAGTQTPKRYSATVLALAEQGIYADSTEFEEAKARAKEAAKQADTLHDVYPALEDAVKAAGGKHSRLIEPGNPNLGWTMEEKSEAAVSVEGRVAVATVPGVDQHDDVQGYADTLATGLASARDAGACGAVVDLRGNDGGDMGPMVSGLSSLLPDGAVLEFVSRTNTTQVTVEGNSVTGGGTPITTSGGKWDAPVAVLVDGDTASSGEATMLSFRGLEHSRSFGSPTAGYASANMVYDFPDGSLLMLTIAKDKARTGEEFAEDPVQPDVETDVPFEEAKQWLDTEYGCK; from the coding sequence ATGTGGACCAAGAAACGAGTACTGACCACCATCGTTGCGATGCTCAGCGCGTTACTGCTTGCAGTTGGCGCCGTGGCGTTCGTCTACGGTCCGACGCTCACCGCGATGCTGACGGGCACCGCTCGTTTCGCGGGGACACAGACGCCGAAGCGGTATAGCGCGACGGTGCTCGCGCTCGCCGAGCAGGGCATCTACGCCGACTCGACAGAGTTCGAGGAGGCGAAGGCCCGCGCAAAGGAGGCCGCAAAGCAGGCTGATACGCTTCACGACGTTTACCCCGCCCTCGAGGACGCAGTCAAAGCTGCTGGCGGGAAGCACTCCCGTCTGATTGAACCTGGTAACCCTAACCTCGGCTGGACTATGGAAGAGAAGTCGGAAGCCGCAGTCAGCGTCGAGGGCCGCGTTGCGGTGGCAACCGTGCCTGGCGTCGATCAGCACGATGATGTGCAGGGCTACGCAGACACGCTCGCAACAGGTCTGGCTTCCGCACGTGATGCCGGGGCATGCGGGGCGGTCGTTGACCTGCGTGGCAACGACGGAGGCGACATGGGTCCAATGGTCTCAGGCCTCTCCTCACTGTTGCCGGATGGCGCGGTGCTCGAATTCGTCTCTCGGACGAACACTACCCAGGTCACGGTTGAGGGGAACTCGGTGACCGGCGGCGGCACCCCGATCACGACTTCTGGCGGGAAGTGGGATGCGCCGGTGGCGGTCTTAGTCGATGGCGACACTGCTTCGTCGGGCGAGGCCACGATGCTGTCGTTCCGGGGGCTCGAGCACTCCCGCAGTTTCGGGTCCCCTACTGCGGGCTACGCGTCGGCAAACATGGTGTACGACTTCCCGGACGGCAGCCTGCTGATGCTGACTATCGCGAAGGACAAGGCACGCACTGGCGAGGAGTTCGCCGAAGATCCGGTGCAGCCCGACGTCGAAACCGATGTGCCGTTCGAGGAGGCCAAGCAGTGGCTCGACACCGAGTACGGCTGTAAATAG
- a CDS encoding HesB/IscA family protein — MTAPTSATGVTLTEAAAAKAKALLDQEGRDDLSLRIAVQPGGCAGLRYQLYFDDRELDGDKADVVGGVRLVVDKMSVPYLTGATIDFADTIEQQGFTIDNPNAGSACACGDSFN; from the coding sequence ATGACTGCACCTACCTCTGCCACGGGCGTGACCCTTACTGAAGCAGCGGCTGCAAAGGCGAAGGCTCTGCTCGACCAGGAAGGCCGCGACGACCTTTCGCTTCGCATTGCTGTTCAGCCAGGTGGCTGCGCTGGCCTGCGCTACCAGCTGTACTTTGACGACCGCGAGCTCGACGGCGACAAGGCTGACGTTGTCGGGGGTGTGCGCCTCGTCGTGGACAAGATGAGCGTGCCGTACCTCACCGGTGCAACGATCGATTTCGCTGACACCATCGAGCAGCAGGGCTTCACCATCGATAACCCGAACGCTGGCTCGGCCTGCGCGTGCGGCGATAGCTTCAACTAA
- a CDS encoding DUF3043 domain-containing protein, which produces MKLPWQKSDEAPAAAAAAANRAETPETDAEPAKKYPKGYTPPKGRPTPKRIDQEIKRGVVRDPNATTPAQQYQKNKELKKSMSKEEWKAYKKQQREEAKKHNREVQAKMDAGDERYLMDRDRGETRRFVRDWVDSRRFMNNYAMPLAILLFLILFIGSWYPEIAGAIAILPMVFIVLILGEAFLIGKRANNAVRAKFPGTADTGFGLGMYAFSRASQPRKWRSPKPQVRIGETVN; this is translated from the coding sequence GTGAAACTTCCTTGGCAGAAATCTGATGAGGCTCCAGCCGCCGCTGCTGCCGCAGCGAATCGAGCGGAGACTCCCGAAACCGACGCGGAACCCGCGAAAAAGTACCCGAAGGGCTACACCCCTCCAAAGGGGCGGCCGACGCCGAAGCGCATCGATCAGGAGATCAAGCGCGGCGTAGTGCGCGACCCCAACGCGACGACTCCTGCTCAGCAGTACCAGAAGAACAAAGAGTTAAAGAAGTCGATGTCGAAGGAGGAGTGGAAAGCCTATAAGAAGCAGCAGCGCGAAGAGGCGAAGAAGCACAACCGTGAGGTCCAAGCCAAGATGGACGCCGGCGACGAGCGCTACCTCATGGACCGCGACCGTGGCGAAACCCGCCGCTTCGTCCGCGACTGGGTGGATTCTCGCCGCTTCATGAACAACTACGCGATGCCTCTGGCGATCCTGCTGTTCCTCATCCTCTTTATCGGTTCTTGGTACCCCGAGATTGCCGGAGCCATCGCCATTTTGCCGATGGTGTTTATCGTGCTGATTCTTGGTGAGGCATTCCTGATCGGCAAGCGTGCGAACAACGCTGTGCGCGCGAAGTTCCCGGGCACTGCAGATACCGGTTTCGGTCTTGGTATGTACGCGTTTTCGCGCGCGTCGCAGCCGCGGAAGTGGCGCTCGCCGAAGCCACAGGTGCGCATCGGCGAGACCGTGAACTAA
- a CDS encoding nicotinate-nucleotide--dimethylbenzimidazole phosphoribosyltransferase, translating into MAVAFDPIEHPSETLRRELARELLRSPEGRGLGRVGTIAEWTASVQNRTRPVAFRQPQCVLVAGNHGVAARGISAQPHDAAWTAVKQIAAGSGVARVAAEAAGASIIQINDYLTLPTGAIDRQAAMTPEAFEQAVAHGARVVDQGVDSGVDLFIPGDIGVGNSTVAAAVYGALSRTEPVKVIGRGSGIDDNVWKVKVAAIRDAMFRVRTFSDDVPRVLAELSGPDFAFLVGMFAQAAVRRTPVLFDGLYATVAAYAAERLAPGTKRWIMAGQLSPEPAQMLALQALDIIPVLALDLSLNQGVGALAALPQINLASELVTTVLGPEAPEGAPA; encoded by the coding sequence ATGGCTGTTGCATTCGACCCGATTGAGCATCCAAGCGAAACCCTGCGCCGCGAGCTTGCCCGCGAACTACTGCGCAGCCCGGAGGGGCGCGGTCTCGGTCGCGTGGGAACGATTGCGGAATGGACTGCCTCGGTGCAAAACCGTACGCGCCCGGTTGCGTTCCGTCAGCCGCAGTGCGTGCTTGTCGCCGGTAACCACGGTGTTGCAGCACGCGGTATTTCCGCGCAGCCGCACGACGCCGCCTGGACCGCTGTAAAGCAGATTGCGGCAGGTAGCGGTGTCGCTCGCGTTGCTGCGGAAGCCGCGGGCGCGTCGATTATTCAGATTAATGACTACTTAACGCTGCCGACAGGCGCGATAGACCGGCAAGCCGCCATGACGCCCGAGGCGTTCGAGCAGGCAGTCGCGCACGGTGCTCGCGTCGTTGACCAGGGCGTAGACAGTGGAGTTGACCTGTTCATTCCTGGAGACATTGGCGTCGGCAATTCGACGGTCGCCGCCGCCGTCTATGGCGCGCTGTCGCGCACCGAGCCGGTCAAGGTCATCGGGCGCGGCTCGGGCATCGACGACAACGTCTGGAAGGTGAAAGTTGCGGCAATTCGGGACGCCATGTTCCGGGTGCGCACCTTTAGTGACGACGTCCCCCGCGTCCTTGCCGAGCTTTCGGGGCCAGATTTCGCGTTCCTTGTCGGTATGTTCGCGCAGGCCGCGGTTCGTCGAACCCCCGTACTTTTCGACGGCCTCTACGCCACCGTCGCCGCCTACGCCGCCGAGCGCCTCGCACCCGGCACGAAGCGGTGGATCATGGCGGGCCAGCTCAGTCCGGAGCCCGCCCAGATGCTGGCGCTCCAGGCCCTCGATATCATTCCGGTGCTGGCACTGGACTTGTCGCTCAACCAGGGAGTGGGCGCGCTCGCAGCGCTGCCGCAAATCAACCTGGCTTCTGAGCTCGTTACTACAGTGCTCGGGCCGGAGGCCCCAGAGGGCGCCCCGGCCTGA
- a CDS encoding branched-chain amino acid aminotransferase: MTQGTPFEIIPNPNKATDEERNAVLANPAFGQEFTDHMVSIDWDEANGWHNAQVRPYGPISLDPATNVFHYGQAIFEGLKAYRHHDGSITTFRPEQNATRFAHSAHRLAMPELPEDLFIESLQQLVTIDKDWVPEAGGEAALYLRPFMIGTEKTLGVKPSSTYTYYLIASPAGAYFSGGVKPVSVWISEEYVRAAPGGTGDAKFAGNYAGSLLAQAEAEEKGCDQVVWLDAIERKYIEEMGGMNLMFVEGSGKDAKLITPALSGSLLAGITRKSLLQVAEDLGYSTEERKITVEQWHKGAENGTISETLACGTAAVITPVGRVLSRHGEFTVNNNEAGTITMQLRERLRGIQDGSVEDVHGWNHTLVPAEN; this comes from the coding sequence ATGACTCAAGGCACACCATTTGAAATTATCCCGAATCCGAACAAGGCAACTGACGAAGAGCGCAATGCAGTGCTCGCAAACCCAGCCTTCGGGCAAGAGTTTACTGACCACATGGTCTCCATCGACTGGGACGAGGCCAACGGTTGGCATAACGCGCAGGTCCGCCCGTACGGGCCGATCTCGCTGGACCCGGCGACCAACGTCTTCCACTACGGGCAGGCGATCTTCGAAGGCCTGAAGGCATACCGTCACCACGACGGCTCGATCACGACGTTCCGCCCCGAGCAGAATGCGACGCGTTTTGCCCATTCCGCGCATCGCCTGGCAATGCCTGAGTTGCCGGAGGATCTGTTCATCGAGTCGCTGCAGCAGCTGGTGACGATTGATAAGGACTGGGTCCCCGAAGCTGGTGGGGAAGCGGCGCTGTACCTGCGTCCATTTATGATTGGCACCGAGAAGACGCTCGGGGTGAAGCCCTCGAGCACCTACACCTATTACCTCATTGCATCCCCAGCTGGCGCCTACTTCTCCGGCGGCGTCAAGCCCGTCAGCGTGTGGATCTCCGAGGAATACGTCCGCGCGGCGCCCGGCGGCACCGGTGACGCCAAGTTCGCTGGCAACTACGCGGGTTCCCTGCTCGCGCAGGCCGAGGCAGAAGAAAAGGGCTGCGACCAGGTTGTCTGGCTCGACGCCATTGAGCGCAAGTACATCGAAGAGATGGGCGGCATGAACCTCATGTTCGTCGAGGGCAGCGGGAAGGACGCGAAGTTGATCACCCCAGCACTGTCCGGTTCCCTCCTGGCGGGCATCACCCGCAAATCGCTGCTGCAGGTTGCGGAAGACCTCGGCTACAGCACCGAGGAGCGCAAGATCACGGTGGAGCAGTGGCACAAGGGCGCTGAAAACGGCACCATCAGTGAGACGCTTGCATGCGGTACCGCAGCGGTGATCACTCCGGTCGGGCGCGTGCTGAGCCGCCACGGTGAGTTCACCGTAAACAACAATGAGGCCGGCACCATCACCATGCAGCTGCGCGAGCGCCTGCGCGGTATCCAGGACGGCTCGGTCGAAGACGTCCACGGCTGGAACCACACGCTCGTCCCAGCCGAGAACTAG
- a CDS encoding leucyl aminopeptidase: MTFSVPESLLPVRGDSVSLNFSTSAPSDTAALLLPVTSDDSKVEVPVTSLAPKGALEALETVGAKGTAGEITRVVVDGKLVIAFGLGNADEIDDETVRRAVGSLARTLYGTESAVISTEFGVAPVVEGLLLGAYKYKGFKAPCQCGCDGEHGLTDVTVVGKDDEKEAFDQAVILAESVMLARDLVNTPSNHLYPAVYAELIENVGKQVGLEVDVFDEKQLEEQGFGGILAVGKGSARAPRLVHLKWTPSASKSSVALVGKGITFDTGGISLKPGAKMEDMISDMGGSAAQFGAIVAAARLNLDVAVDAWLPLAENMPSGTATRPGDVIRHYGGITSEVLNTDAEGRLVLADAIARAAEDNPDFMIETSTLTGAQLVALGNRTAGVMGSDEFRDRVAALGREVGEQAWAMPLLEEQEEELKSPVADIRNVHNARTGGMLFAGLYLSRFVGEDTEWVHIDVAGPAWNGGSPRGYTPKRATGAPLRTIVATLRSIAEAN; encoded by the coding sequence ATGACTTTTTCGGTTCCTGAATCGCTGCTCCCGGTCCGGGGCGACTCCGTCTCCCTCAACTTTTCGACGTCCGCTCCGAGCGACACCGCTGCCCTCTTGCTACCCGTGACCTCGGATGACTCGAAGGTTGAAGTCCCAGTGACCTCACTGGCACCGAAGGGTGCACTCGAGGCGCTGGAGACAGTCGGCGCGAAGGGCACCGCCGGCGAGATCACCCGCGTGGTCGTTGATGGGAAGTTGGTCATCGCCTTTGGCCTGGGCAACGCCGATGAGATTGATGACGAGACTGTCCGTCGCGCTGTCGGTTCCCTGGCTCGCACACTGTATGGCACGGAGTCTGCGGTGATCTCGACTGAGTTCGGCGTCGCCCCCGTCGTGGAGGGCCTGCTGCTCGGCGCGTACAAGTACAAAGGCTTCAAGGCCCCGTGCCAGTGCGGCTGCGACGGCGAGCACGGGCTTACCGACGTCACCGTTGTAGGCAAGGACGACGAAAAGGAAGCATTCGACCAGGCAGTGATTCTCGCCGAGTCGGTCATGCTGGCGCGCGATCTTGTGAACACGCCGTCGAACCACCTCTACCCTGCCGTGTATGCGGAGCTCATCGAGAACGTCGGCAAGCAGGTTGGACTCGAGGTCGATGTGTTCGACGAAAAGCAGCTTGAGGAGCAGGGCTTCGGCGGCATCCTCGCGGTCGGCAAAGGCTCCGCCCGCGCACCTCGCTTAGTGCACCTGAAGTGGACGCCTTCCGCGTCGAAGTCCTCTGTCGCGTTGGTTGGCAAGGGCATCACCTTCGATACCGGCGGCATCTCCCTCAAGCCGGGTGCAAAGATGGAGGACATGATTTCCGACATGGGCGGCTCTGCTGCTCAGTTCGGCGCAATTGTTGCAGCTGCCCGCCTCAACCTGGATGTTGCGGTCGACGCCTGGCTGCCACTCGCGGAGAACATGCCATCCGGCACTGCCACCCGCCCAGGCGACGTGATTCGCCACTACGGCGGCATCACCAGCGAGGTACTCAACACCGATGCTGAAGGCCGCCTCGTGCTGGCAGACGCGATTGCACGCGCGGCTGAAGATAACCCTGACTTCATGATTGAGACGTCCACGCTGACCGGCGCTCAGCTCGTCGCCCTCGGCAACCGCACTGCCGGCGTCATGGGCTCTGATGAGTTCCGCGACCGCGTCGCTGCGCTGGGCCGCGAGGTTGGCGAGCAGGCCTGGGCGATGCCACTGCTGGAGGAACAGGAAGAAGAGCTGAAGTCCCCCGTCGCCGATATCCGCAACGTCCACAATGCCCGTACCGGCGGCATGCTGTTCGCTGGCCTGTACCTGTCTCGCTTCGTCGGCGAGGACACCGAGTGGGTGCACATCGACGTCGCCGGCCCGGCGTGGAACGGTGGCTCGCCACGCGGCTACACGCCGAAGCGCGCGACCGGCGCCCCGCTGCGCACGATCGTTGCAACGCTTCGCAGCATTGCTGAAGCCAACTAG
- a CDS encoding oxidoreductase produces the protein MFNLFGKRKKQTTFKPPRAPGETIRPEDAAYLQEWVAQRAFVEGFVEPETMVNEMSVVLVDEEGNYTRRRIGGPKGIDAVATLLNISLYDVEETGYPDRMRRKMEQERILRKRAEQKERRAKFERGEHPFS, from the coding sequence GTGTTTAACCTGTTCGGCAAGCGGAAGAAGCAGACCACCTTCAAACCCCCACGCGCGCCCGGCGAAACCATCCGGCCGGAAGACGCTGCCTACCTCCAGGAATGGGTTGCGCAGCGTGCCTTCGTTGAGGGGTTTGTTGAGCCGGAAACGATGGTCAACGAGATGTCCGTCGTGCTTGTCGATGAAGAGGGCAACTACACCCGCCGGCGCATCGGAGGTCCCAAAGGTATCGACGCCGTCGCTACGCTGCTGAATATATCTCTTTATGACGTCGAAGAGACCGGGTACCCGGACCGGATGCGTCGCAAGATGGAGCAAGAACGCATCCTGCGGAAGCGAGCGGAACAGAAAGAACGCCGCGCCAAGTTTGAGCGCGGCGAACATCCCTTTTCCTAA